A single region of the Streptomyces caelestis genome encodes:
- a CDS encoding multidrug effflux MFS transporter, giving the protein MPEGGASISNTAQGAAAGTERPDLTQHRRTGLLVTFLLGSLTAVPPLAMDMYLPALPEVTRALHAPAATVQLTLTTCLAGMALGQLVVGPMSDRWGRRRPLLAGLGVFIVATVLCALAPTVELLVAFRLAQGLAGAAAIVIARAVVRDLYDGMAMARFFSTLMLISGVAPVVAPLIGGQVLRVTDWRGVFVVLTVIGILIGALVWTRLPETLPPAQRHSGGVGEALRAMRGLLADRSFAGYTLTGGFAFAALFAYISASPFVIQEIYGASPQTFSLLFGVNSVGLVLVGQINGKVLVGRVSLDRVLGIGLAVVITAATALLLMSLGVFGEVPLAPVAVALFVLMSAMGITLPNTQALALMRTKHAAGSASALLGTSSFLVGAIASPLVGVAGEDTAVPMAVVQLAAALVALACFVGMCRPFLKTERE; this is encoded by the coding sequence ATGCCCGAGGGTGGGGCATCCATATCGAACACCGCGCAGGGGGCCGCAGCCGGAACGGAGCGGCCCGACCTCACACAGCACCGCCGCACCGGGCTCCTGGTCACCTTCCTCCTCGGCAGCCTGACCGCCGTACCGCCGCTGGCGATGGACATGTACCTCCCGGCCCTGCCGGAGGTCACCCGCGCCCTGCACGCCCCCGCGGCGACCGTCCAGCTCACCCTCACCACCTGCCTGGCCGGCATGGCGCTCGGCCAGCTCGTGGTCGGACCGATGAGCGATCGCTGGGGACGCCGTCGCCCCCTTCTCGCCGGACTCGGCGTCTTCATCGTCGCCACCGTCCTGTGCGCGCTCGCGCCCACCGTCGAACTCCTCGTCGCCTTCCGGCTGGCCCAGGGCCTCGCGGGCGCGGCCGCGATCGTCATCGCCCGGGCCGTCGTCCGCGACCTGTACGACGGCATGGCCATGGCCCGCTTCTTCTCCACCCTCATGCTGATCTCCGGGGTCGCCCCGGTCGTGGCGCCGCTCATCGGCGGGCAGGTCCTGCGCGTGACGGACTGGCGGGGCGTGTTCGTCGTCCTCACGGTCATCGGCATCCTCATCGGGGCCCTGGTCTGGACGAGGCTGCCCGAGACCCTGCCGCCCGCTCAGCGCCACAGCGGCGGCGTCGGCGAGGCCCTGCGCGCGATGCGCGGCCTGCTCGCCGACCGCTCCTTCGCCGGCTACACCCTCACCGGCGGCTTCGCCTTCGCCGCCCTGTTCGCCTACATCTCGGCGTCCCCGTTCGTCATCCAGGAGATCTACGGCGCCTCCCCGCAGACGTTCAGCCTGCTGTTCGGCGTCAACTCGGTCGGGCTCGTCCTCGTCGGCCAGATCAACGGCAAGGTCCTCGTCGGCCGGGTCAGCCTGGACCGGGTGCTGGGCATCGGCCTCGCCGTCGTCATCACCGCCGCGACCGCGCTGCTGCTGATGTCCCTGGGTGTGTTCGGCGAGGTCCCTCTCGCGCCCGTCGCCGTCGCGCTGTTCGTGCTGATGTCCGCGATGGGCATCACCCTGCCCAACACCCAGGCACTCGCCCTGATGCGCACCAAGCACGCCGCCGGCTCGGCGTCCGCCCTGCTCGGCACGTCGTCGTTCCTCGTCGGCGCGATCGCGTCCCCGCTCGTCGGGGTCGCCGGGGAGGACACGGCCGTCCCGATGGCCGTCGTCCAACTGGCCGCCGCACTGGTGGCACTGGCCTGCTTCGTGGGAATGTGCCGACCGTTCCTAAAGACTGAGCGGGAGTGA
- a CDS encoding Gfo/Idh/MocA family protein, which yields MTADTVRWGVLATGGIAAAFTADLIDLPDAEVVAVASRSEASAKTFAERFGIPRAYGDWNALAQDEDIDVVYVATPHTAHRTAAGLCLAAGRNVLCEKPFTLNVREAAELVALAREHGRFLMEAMWMYCNPLVRRLKTLVDDGAIGEVRTVQADFGLAGPFPPSHRLRNPELGGGALLDLGVYPVSFAQLLLGEPSDIAARAMLSEEGVDLQTGALLSWESGALASVHCSIVGGTATSASVTGSQGRIDIPHGFFFPDRFVLHRDGRDPEEFTADPADGPRNSLRHEAAEVMRALRAGETESPLVPLDGTLAVMRTLDAIRDRVGVRYPGETPDEDLTAELTPA from the coding sequence ATGACGGCGGACACGGTGCGGTGGGGCGTCCTGGCGACCGGAGGGATCGCGGCGGCGTTCACCGCGGATCTGATCGACCTGCCGGACGCGGAGGTCGTGGCGGTGGCGTCCCGGTCGGAGGCGTCGGCGAAGACGTTCGCGGAACGGTTCGGGATCCCCCGGGCCTACGGCGACTGGAACGCGCTCGCGCAGGACGAGGACATCGATGTCGTCTACGTCGCCACGCCGCACACGGCCCACCGGACCGCCGCCGGTCTGTGTCTGGCGGCCGGGCGGAACGTGCTGTGCGAGAAGCCGTTCACGCTGAACGTGCGCGAGGCGGCGGAACTCGTCGCGCTGGCGCGGGAGCACGGGCGCTTCCTGATGGAGGCGATGTGGATGTACTGCAATCCGCTGGTGCGGCGGCTGAAGACGCTGGTCGACGACGGCGCGATCGGCGAAGTGCGCACAGTCCAGGCGGACTTCGGGCTGGCCGGGCCGTTCCCGCCCTCGCACCGGCTGCGGAACCCGGAGCTGGGCGGGGGCGCGCTGCTCGATCTGGGCGTGTATCCGGTGTCGTTCGCGCAGCTGCTGCTCGGGGAGCCGTCGGACATCGCGGCGAGAGCGATGCTCTCCGAGGAGGGCGTCGATCTCCAGACGGGAGCGCTGCTCTCCTGGGAGAGCGGCGCTCTCGCCTCGGTGCACTGCTCCATCGTCGGCGGTACGGCGACCTCCGCCTCGGTCACCGGCTCGCAGGGCCGTATCGACATCCCGCACGGCTTCTTCTTCCCGGACCGCTTCGTGCTGCACCGGGACGGCCGTGACCCCGAGGAGTTCACGGCCGACCCGGCGGACGGGCCCCGCAACAGCCTCCGTCACGAGGCGGCGGAGGTGATGCGCGCGCTGCGCGCCGGTGAGACCGAGTCCCCGCTCGTCCCGCTCGACGGCACACTCGCCGTGATGCGGACGCTCGACGCGATCCGGGACCGCGTCGGTGTCCGCTACCCGGGCGAGACCCCGGACGAGGACCTCACGGCCGAGCTCACACCGGCTTGA
- a CDS encoding SDR family oxidoreductase has product MNAKGNAIAVVTGAGSGIGRAVAVELLRAGWSVALAGRRVETLEETAALAPEGAALAVRTDVSRPEDVTALFAATVERFGRVDLLFNNAGTFGPGGVPVEELPYDAWRHVVDTNLNGAFLCAQAAYRQMKEQDPQGGRIINNGSISAHTPRPHSVAYTATKHALTGLTKSLSLDGRPYGIAVGQIDIGNAATDMTAGMQTGALQANGEVAPEPVMDVADVARTVRHMAELPLEANVQFATVLATTMPYVGRG; this is encoded by the coding sequence ATGAATGCCAAGGGAAATGCGATCGCGGTGGTGACCGGGGCGGGATCCGGTATCGGGCGCGCGGTGGCCGTGGAACTGCTCCGCGCCGGCTGGTCGGTGGCGCTGGCGGGGCGGCGCGTCGAGACGCTGGAGGAGACGGCGGCCCTGGCGCCGGAGGGCGCGGCTCTCGCCGTACGGACGGACGTCTCACGGCCCGAGGACGTGACCGCCCTGTTCGCCGCCACCGTTGAGCGCTTCGGCCGGGTCGACCTGCTGTTCAACAACGCGGGCACGTTCGGGCCCGGCGGCGTGCCGGTCGAGGAGCTGCCCTACGACGCGTGGCGGCACGTGGTGGACACCAACCTCAACGGGGCGTTCCTGTGCGCGCAGGCGGCGTACCGGCAGATGAAGGAGCAGGATCCGCAGGGTGGGCGGATCATCAACAACGGCTCGATCTCCGCGCACACGCCGCGTCCGCACTCGGTGGCCTACACCGCGACCAAGCACGCGCTGACCGGCCTGACCAAGTCGCTCTCGCTGGACGGGCGGCCGTACGGCATCGCCGTCGGGCAGATCGACATCGGCAACGCGGCGACGGACATGACGGCCGGTATGCAGACGGGAGCGCTTCAGGCGAACGGTGAGGTCGCCCCGGAACCGGTGATGGACGTCGCCGACGTGGCCCGCACGGTGCGGCACATGGCGGAGCTGCCGCTGGAGGCGAACGTGCAGTTCGCGACCGTACTGGCCACGACGATGCCGTACGTCGGGCGCGGCTGA
- a CDS encoding nuclear transport factor 2 family protein, with product MTIQTTRLSDPAVRAFVAAVNNHDREAFMALLAPGATMADDGSDRDLADWVDREIFSSHGHLEVDNESNGGRTLIARYNNDTWGEMRTRWSFTVDDDGRISRFETGQA from the coding sequence ATGACGATTCAGACCACGCGTCTCAGCGATCCGGCCGTCCGCGCCTTCGTGGCCGCCGTGAACAACCACGACCGTGAGGCCTTCATGGCACTCCTCGCGCCGGGCGCGACCATGGCGGACGACGGCTCCGACCGCGACCTCGCCGACTGGGTCGACCGGGAGATCTTCTCCTCCCACGGCCACCTGGAGGTCGACAACGAGTCCAACGGCGGCCGCACCCTCATCGCCCGCTACAACAACGACACCTGGGGCGAAATGCGCACCCGGTGGAGCTTCACCGTGGACGACGACGGCCGGATCTCCCGCTTCGAGACCGGGCAGGCCTGA
- a CDS encoding DoxX family protein, with product MRRYDRRDLGLLLLRLGTGGVLAAHGTQKLFGWFGGHGIEGTGQFMESVGYAPGRTSATAAGLAETGGGALLALGLATPAAGAAAAGAMAGAAAVHTPNGFFNQSGGYEYAASLGLTAAGLAVTGPGRISLDHALGHAVNRSWMIPAAFAVTAAGTALVVGARARRLRKAKEGEQDALFEEEYME from the coding sequence GTGAGGCGTTACGACCGACGTGATCTGGGCCTGCTGCTGCTTCGGCTGGGGACGGGCGGTGTGCTGGCCGCGCACGGCACGCAGAAGCTGTTCGGTTGGTTCGGCGGGCACGGCATCGAGGGGACCGGCCAGTTCATGGAGTCCGTCGGCTACGCCCCCGGCAGGACGAGTGCGACTGCGGCGGGCCTCGCGGAGACCGGCGGCGGCGCGCTGCTGGCCCTGGGCCTCGCCACACCGGCGGCCGGTGCCGCGGCGGCCGGTGCGATGGCGGGCGCGGCGGCGGTGCACACGCCGAACGGCTTCTTCAACCAGAGCGGCGGCTACGAGTACGCGGCGTCGCTGGGCCTCACGGCCGCCGGACTCGCCGTCACCGGTCCGGGGCGGATCTCCCTGGACCACGCGCTCGGGCACGCCGTGAACCGGAGCTGGATGATTCCGGCGGCGTTCGCGGTGACGGCGGCGGGGACGGCGCTGGTCGTGGGGGCGCGCGCCCGGCGGCTGCGGAAGGCGAAGGAGGGCGAGCAGGACGCGCTGTTCGAAGAGGAGTACATGGAGTAG
- a CDS encoding MazG-like family protein — protein sequence MSDQTPPAPELWATIDTLGEWLDSHRPIEGREGMLLRILKLSEEVGEVAEAVIGATGQNPRKGVTHTWDDVQSELCDVAVTALVALRTLTPQAREVFARHLERVTRRSTARPAPADVPRPSL from the coding sequence ATGAGCGACCAGACGCCGCCCGCGCCCGAGCTGTGGGCCACCATCGACACCCTCGGGGAGTGGCTCGACTCCCACCGCCCGATCGAGGGCCGCGAGGGCATGCTGCTGCGCATCCTGAAACTGTCCGAGGAGGTCGGGGAGGTCGCCGAGGCGGTGATCGGCGCGACCGGCCAGAACCCGCGCAAGGGCGTGACGCACACCTGGGACGACGTGCAGTCGGAGCTGTGCGATGTCGCCGTCACGGCACTGGTGGCGCTGCGGACCCTGACGCCGCAGGCGCGGGAGGTCTTCGCCCGGCATCTGGAGCGGGTGACACGACGGTCCACGGCGCGACCGGCACCGGCGGACGTGCCGCGTCCGTCGCTCTGA